One Cuculus canorus isolate bCucCan1 chromosome 1, bCucCan1.pri, whole genome shotgun sequence DNA segment encodes these proteins:
- the WARS2 gene encoding tryptophan--tRNA ligase, mitochondrial isoform X2 gives MNTLIGVEMRQAQNMVMDRIFSGIQPTGTPHLGNYLGAIQNWVNLQEECNSVLYSIMDMHSLTMPKEPADLRQNILDTTAAILACGIDPKKCFLFRQSLVPEHAELAWILGCITNVPRLLRLPQWKMKRASQNNEGTVGLLTYPVLQAADILLYKSTHVPVGEDQILHLELAQDIAQHFNKKYGEFFPVPKAILSTTKKIKSLRDPTAKMSKSDPQKLATVNIADSPDEIVLKLRKAVTDFTSEVTYDPDGRPGVSNLVSIHAAVTGLSIKEVLHQSAGLDTAQYKMVVAEAVIQKFAPIRNEIKKLQEDKSHLLKVLENGAEKAKELAAPIYQEIRRLVGFQ, from the exons ATGAATACACTAATAGGAGTAGAGATGAGACAGGCACAA AATATGGTCATGGATCGGATTTTCTCTGGTATTCAGCCAACTGGGACACCTCATCTGGGTAACTACCTTGGAGCCATTCAGAACTGGGTGAATCTGCAGGAGGAGTGCAACTCAGTGCTATACAGCATTATGGACATGCATTCTCTCACCATGCCGAAGGAGCCAGCTGACCTGCGCCAGAACATACTGGACACCACTGCTGCCATCCTTGCCTGTGGTATTGACCCAAAGAAGTGTTTCCTGTTCCGACAATCACTG GTTCCTGAGCATGCAGAACTTGCCTGGATTCTTGGGTGCATAACTAACGTGCCACGTCTGCTACGCTTGCCCCAGTGGAAG ATGAAGCGTGCCAGTCAGAATAACGAAGGAACTGTTGGTTTATTGACTTACCCTGTGCTTCAAGCAGCCGATATCTTGCTGTACAA GTCGACACATGTTCCTGTTGGAGAAGATCAAATCCTGCACCTGGAACTAGCCCAAGATATAGCACAACATTTCAACAAGAAATACGGAGAATTCTTTCCTGTGCCCAAAGCCATTTTAA gtacaacaaagaaaataaaatccctcAGAGATCCAACAGCGAAGATGTCCAAGTCAGACCCACAGAAGTTAGCTACTGTTAACATTGCAGACAGCCCTGATGAAATAGTGCTGAAGCTCCGCAAGGCTGTGACTGACTTTACATCTGAGGTGACCTATGACCCAGATGGTCGCCCTGGTGTCTCCAATCTCGTGTCCATTCATGCTGCAGTAACAGGGCTTAGCATCAAAGAAGTGCTGCACCAGTCTGCTGGTCTTGACACTGCTCAGTACAAAATGGTGGTAGCAGAGGCAGTTATTCAAAAATTTGCACCTATCAGAAATGAGATCAAGAAATTACAGGAAGACAAATCCCATCTGTTAAAGGTTTTAGAGAATGGAGCAGAGAAAGCCAAAGAACTGGCTGCCCCTATCTATCAAGAAATAAGACGACTGGTGGGATTTCAATAG
- the WARS2 gene encoding tryptophan--tRNA ligase, mitochondrial isoform X1: MATPSGLIRALHRGTLGQNMVMDRIFSGIQPTGTPHLGNYLGAIQNWVNLQEECNSVLYSIMDMHSLTMPKEPADLRQNILDTTAAILACGIDPKKCFLFRQSLVPEHAELAWILGCITNVPRLLRLPQWKMKRASQNNEGTVGLLTYPVLQAADILLYKSTHVPVGEDQILHLELAQDIAQHFNKKYGEFFPVPKAILSTTKKIKSLRDPTAKMSKSDPQKLATVNIADSPDEIVLKLRKAVTDFTSEVTYDPDGRPGVSNLVSIHAAVTGLSIKEVLHQSAGLDTAQYKMVVAEAVIQKFAPIRNEIKKLQEDKSHLLKVLENGAEKAKELAAPIYQEIRRLVGFQ, translated from the exons AATATGGTCATGGATCGGATTTTCTCTGGTATTCAGCCAACTGGGACACCTCATCTGGGTAACTACCTTGGAGCCATTCAGAACTGGGTGAATCTGCAGGAGGAGTGCAACTCAGTGCTATACAGCATTATGGACATGCATTCTCTCACCATGCCGAAGGAGCCAGCTGACCTGCGCCAGAACATACTGGACACCACTGCTGCCATCCTTGCCTGTGGTATTGACCCAAAGAAGTGTTTCCTGTTCCGACAATCACTG GTTCCTGAGCATGCAGAACTTGCCTGGATTCTTGGGTGCATAACTAACGTGCCACGTCTGCTACGCTTGCCCCAGTGGAAG ATGAAGCGTGCCAGTCAGAATAACGAAGGAACTGTTGGTTTATTGACTTACCCTGTGCTTCAAGCAGCCGATATCTTGCTGTACAA GTCGACACATGTTCCTGTTGGAGAAGATCAAATCCTGCACCTGGAACTAGCCCAAGATATAGCACAACATTTCAACAAGAAATACGGAGAATTCTTTCCTGTGCCCAAAGCCATTTTAA gtacaacaaagaaaataaaatccctcAGAGATCCAACAGCGAAGATGTCCAAGTCAGACCCACAGAAGTTAGCTACTGTTAACATTGCAGACAGCCCTGATGAAATAGTGCTGAAGCTCCGCAAGGCTGTGACTGACTTTACATCTGAGGTGACCTATGACCCAGATGGTCGCCCTGGTGTCTCCAATCTCGTGTCCATTCATGCTGCAGTAACAGGGCTTAGCATCAAAGAAGTGCTGCACCAGTCTGCTGGTCTTGACACTGCTCAGTACAAAATGGTGGTAGCAGAGGCAGTTATTCAAAAATTTGCACCTATCAGAAATGAGATCAAGAAATTACAGGAAGACAAATCCCATCTGTTAAAGGTTTTAGAGAATGGAGCAGAGAAAGCCAAAGAACTGGCTGCCCCTATCTATCAAGAAATAAGACGACTGGTGGGATTTCAATAG